The DNA region CTTCTGCAGGCGGCGGCTGAGCAACAGGATGGCGAACAGCACCACGGCGGCCAGGGCGAAGCGGTAGGCGATGGACACGGGGATCGCCACCTCGCCCATCTGCAGCTTGATGGCGATCCAGGTGGTGCCCCAGATCAGGACGGTGAGCAGGTACAGCGAGAGATTCATGGCGGTCATCCGGGCGGTGCGTCGTGTGGCCAGTCTCCCGCGCAGCCCGTCGGCGCGCTTGCAAAAACTTGCGCTTATCTGCGCCGCCCCGCTGCGTCGCGCGGGCGCCCGCGCTAGCATGAACACCCAAGCCCCGCGGTTGCCCCGAGCATGTCCTCACTCCTGCAGAACCAGGTCTTCCAGTCACTCGCCAGCTCGCCCCATGCCCGTCTTGAGCATGCCGCCGAACTGGGCGATGGCATGGGCGCGGCGCTGTGGAGCAACCACCACGACGCCCGCGACTACCAGGGCACCCGCCTGCACACGCTGTCGTGCTACCTGGCCGGCGGCACCGGCACCTTCCGCCGCGAGCGCCCGGACACCAAGGGCGCCCCGGACAAGCTGTGCATCCTCCCCGCCGGGCACGAGTCCTCCTGGGTGATCAACGGCGAGATCCGCCTGGCGCACCTGTACATCGCCCCGGCGCAATTCGCCCACGCCGCCGTGACCCTGCTGGACCGCGAACCGCGCGAGCTGGAGATGCGCGAAGCGACCTTCCTCGACGACGCCGAGCAGGCCGCACGCTTCCACCGCCTGATCCGCCTGGACTGGAACGAACCCGGCGAGCGCATGCTTACCAGCAGCCTCGCCCACGAGATGCTCGGCCACACCCTGCTCACCCAGGTCGGCCTGCGCCAGGGCCCCCAGCTCAAGGGCGGCCTCGCCCCGGCCGTGCGCAAGCGGCTGATGGACTACATCGACGAACACCTGGCCGAGCCGCTGAGCCTGGGCGAACTGGCGGCCTTCTCGGCGCTCTCGGAATACCACTTCGCGCGGATGTTCCGCGAAAGCTTCGGCCTGCCGCCGCACCAGTACGTCCTCGCCCGGCGCCTGGCCCACGCCCGCCACCTGCTGGCCCGCACCGCCCTGCCCCTGGGCGACGTCGCCCTCGCCTGCGGCTTCGCCAGCGCCAGCCACTTCAGCAACCGCTTCCGCAGCGCGGTCGGTGGCACGCCAGGGGAATACCGGGCGGCGATGGGGTGATGTACACGTAGCTCTCAGGGGGCCCCATCCGCCTCATTCGGCGAGGACTTTCTCCGTAGGGTGTGCCGCGCGCACCGAGACGATCAGGCGAACCTCGCGCCATCAGTTGAGCGATGAAGTGGCGCCGCTGGGCGAATGATTTGGCTATGTCTGCGTTGAGTGTTGCTAGAAGGTTTCGAGCCCAGCTGATTGCTGAGCTCTGCTGATAGTTTTTGTTTCGCCCCCCCCGGGCGAGTCTCTTTTGGCAGTCGCCCCAAAAGAAACCAAAAGGGCTTGCCCCATCATCCGGCCCGACTGCGTCGGGTGCCCTCACTCCATCGTCGCTCCGGGGGCCGGCGCGAAGGGCCATCCATGGCCAGTCGCGCCTCTCGCGGCATCCATGCCACTCGTCCCCCTGCGCAACGACTGCGTTCGGCCTCCTGGAGGGGCGTTGGCGGCTGCTCCAACTTTCTTCGCTCAAATCCTCACATTGCTGTACGCACCAGCCCAGCGTGCACGTGGCGACGACTTTCGTAGATGGGTAGAGCAAAGCGAAGCCCATCGGGAGGGGATGCAGGAAATCCATCGGCATCCAGAAAACACCGTGCTTGAAAGCTTGCCTTGAAACCACAACAGCTAACGCAGAAATAGCCAATGAATTCGCCCCTACAACGAGATCATTGCCCCCCGCATGCCGGCACGGCTTCACAGCGGCCGCCGGCCTTGGCTCCGGCATCCAGCGGCGCGGCCATGCGCGCATCGTCGGGGGCCAGTTGGCGGGCGCAGGCGCGGGCCT from Pseudomonas tohonis includes:
- a CDS encoding helix-turn-helix domain-containing protein, yielding MSSLLQNQVFQSLASSPHARLEHAAELGDGMGAALWSNHHDARDYQGTRLHTLSCYLAGGTGTFRRERPDTKGAPDKLCILPAGHESSWVINGEIRLAHLYIAPAQFAHAAVTLLDREPRELEMREATFLDDAEQAARFHRLIRLDWNEPGERMLTSSLAHEMLGHTLLTQVGLRQGPQLKGGLAPAVRKRLMDYIDEHLAEPLSLGELAAFSALSEYHFARMFRESFGLPPHQYVLARRLAHARHLLARTALPLGDVALACGFASASHFSNRFRSAVGGTPGEYRAAMG